The DNA sequence GGAGGGGTCGTTTGTCCAAACTGTTTCGCCAACATCACTAAAAAAACCATTATGATTATAGTCAATAAAAACCGAATACCCTTCATTACTGATATTCGCATCTTTCCATATAGGTGTAATTGAAATGGGATAATTGGATCCGATTGCCACGTCGGTAGATAGATCCGTAAAATCTTCATACCCATTTGCATCTCCTTTTTTTTCTAATGTATTATTAATAGTTCCAAATTTAACCTGACCGATTGACTCATCAATGTTATTTCCCGCAGAATCGCAATAGATTAGATTTGGGTTTATTATGTTTAATGTATAATCTTCAACTTGCCCTCCATCAAAAAAGCGACATGCACCGGGAACTTCGGCATATTCCATAACGATTCTCATTCTTGTAATACCATTTTTTGCAACTTTCGATGGAATGGTAATTTGCCCTGTTACTACTGCGTCTCTGGTCGGCTCTTTTGTCCAGACAGTTTCTTCATATCCATCAAGAGAACCATCTTGATTATAATCAATAAAAACGGCATATCCATATCCAAATTCTGCCGGCAATCTGGAAACATCAGATGGTGTGATTGTAATAGTGTATTTTTTCCCCGCATTCACATCGCTGGAAATATGAAGAAAATTTTCATAACCTACTGTTTCTGTTGAAACATTATTAATGGTACCAAATTCTACTTTACCAATTACGTCATTACTATTTTCCGTTATTCCTTCAGACTTACAATACTCACTTTTTGTGGCTACATCAACAATATTACTTGCTGCAGAGGTACTTCCGTCATTTCCTTTTGCAACGACATGAAAACTATAATTGCTATTGTCATCTAAGCCAGTTACGGTATAGGTAGTTGTTGTGCATGAACCTATAAAAATTGTTCCTTTATAGATATTGTATCGGACAATAGGCGTTTCGCTAAAAGCTGGTGCTGTCCAGGATAATGAAACCGTTGTAGCTGTTGTTCCGGATGGAATTAAATTTATGGGCACTTGTGGTGGTGGAGCCGCCCCGTACATTGCTCCAACTCCCACAGCATAAAATGCGTTGGTTGTAGCAATAACCTCCGGTGAAGCATCACCATACAAATCTATGGCTGATTGTATTGCATAAGTTCTTGCGTCAGCATAAGTTGAGATAGGAGAAAGATATATGCTCTCTAAACGATAGGCAATCTTTGCCGCTTTATCGATGGTAATTCCGGTAACATTATATTGATCTCCGATATCATTAGTCCCTTTTTTACCAACAGATAAAATATAAAACCAATGATTAAGTACCCCTGAATTGGTATGAACTCCACAATAATCATTAGAACTACTTGGATAATATCCTTCTGTATCTTTCCAATAGGTCCCTCCATAGGTGTCGGGTTGTTCTTCTAGTTTAGGATTACTCATAGAACGAATGCCGTTTTGTCCTCCCGGTTTTACTTCATTACCTATTTCCCAGATTGATTTTGAAGGCGCTGCATAATATTCAACACATGCAGCCCATATATCTGAGAAGCCTTCGTTTATTGCTCCGGGTTCATATTGATAAACTAAACCCGCGGTATTTTGACACACGGCATGCCCAATTTCATGAGCAACAATATCCAAAGAGGTTAGTATATCAAATCCTCCTGCATCTTTACCGTCACCATAAGTCATAACACTTCCGTTCCAAAAAGCATTTTCATTTGTTGGATATCCGCCTTCAATTAAACTGTAATGGATATAATTTTTGATTTTTGCACCCAAATTATCAAAACTATTTCTTTCATGAATTTTCAAAAAGTAATCGTAGGTCATCTCTGCTCCCCAATGCGCATCAAGGGCTCCGTTATCTTTTTGAGCGTTATTGTATTCGGCTTGTGTCCAGTTATTGTCAGCATCTGTGAAATTTGTTTCCGGATAGGTTGCTGTTCCCTTACAATCATAGGTTTGAATACCGTCGCCTCGAGTTTGGTCCATTAAAATATAAAAGCCTTCCTGTAATGCGGTTTGAATTGTTTGTGTGCCGCTATAACGAGTAGCCGCATTAGCAGACAAATAGTCCATTTTATAGCGAAAAGGTTCTTTGTGATTTTCCGGATTGATGTGTATTGGTTTTTTCGGATTATTTTCACCAAGATGTTTTATAGTTGCATTATAAAATAATGCTTCTCCTGTTAAAGCATCAATATATAAATCACCACGACTTAGAGGATTTGTTGCGTAAATATCAAATTTATAGGCCAAACGAATTTTGTCTTTTGATTTATTTTGCTCTCCTTTAAGAGGTAATAAAACCAATTCTCCTGCAGGTTTTTTGTAGCCTATTGCATTGGCATCATTTGGAGTTTCCCATAAATACTGCTTAGCTCCAATATGGTTTATTGCTTTATTAAAAGCTTCTTTGGCTGAAAGTGTTGGCTTGATTATAACATTTTCAAGATTATAATAGTCACCATTCATAGAAATCAGTTTTCCTTTTTTTGAATGCAGGTTGTAGTTTACAAACTCAACTTTTATTCCCTGATTGTATAATTGAAATTTTTCATGAATAAAACCTTCTTTATCGGAATCGATTTTAATTTTTTGAAAAGATTGGTTATTGTTCAAACTCAATTGATCCTCAAAAACCTTTTCGGAATCGGAGCTTTTATAACTTGATTTGTTGCTAAAAACAATTAAATTTGGTTGTCCGCTTTCAGATAAAACTTTCTTACTTACACGTTTGTCTGTTACTTGAGCAGATATTGATGAAAACAATAAAAAGACGATAAAACAGATTATTTTGGGTTGTTTTTTTTTCATTATTCCTTTTTTGATTAAATAGCAATGATAATTTAGATTCTTAATGACCACGGAGTAAAAGATAAATGGACAGCTGTTTCATACAAGCATTGCTGTTTTATTGATAATCGAAATAGTATCCTGTTCAGAAAATCAAATTATCTTTCCGGCAACTCTAAGAGTATAGTTGTGCTAAATCATTTTAATACGTTAACTGATTTTTTTACGTTGCAAAATGAATTTTTTGTAGCGTCAATATTCGAAATGAAATTATTTAATGCTTTTTTGGCAGAATCGGGATTGTATTTGAAGGATCGCGAAAAGAAAAATTCGCGGCAAATTACCGGCTCAGAGGATGCATCATAAATAACATCTTCTGAATATTCAATTTGTTCATTCTGATTTGGAAATTGGTTGGCTAGTTTAGAGATTGTTTTTTTAAACCATTTATCAAATGTTTTTTTCTCTGGTGTAAGATGGCGTACTGTTAAAACCAGTCCTGTTACTTCACTTTGAATTAAAGAAGATCCTTTTCGGCTTAACACATCTATCATTCTTACATTCATTAGTGCCACCCAAATTGGACCATCTATGAAGCCGGATACGGGAAAACTCAGATCAGTGTCGAAATCTAACGGTTTAGTGTTTTTAGGATTTTCAATAGAAGACCATAGTGCCTCGATACGGTGGTGTATTTCATCAGACATTTTATCGTATTCTTTAAAACGCCAATACACCCATTCTAATAATGATGCGGTAAGACCTAAAGAGGCTTTATGACTAATTTTGTTTAATGTTTTGTCAAGTTGATCGTTTTCACCATTTGGGTCTAAAAGGGTTGATAGGATTTTATCATTCCATTTGTAATCAATTGCGTGACCAATGCTATGCGATTTTTTGATTGCTTTTGGTGGTTTGGTTAAATTTTTCATGTTTATTTTGGTAAAGTTAATTTCATATTGTTAAATGTTGTTTGAGCCATAAATCATTGTAATGTGCCTTGTTTCTATTAAGGAATCCAAAATAGATGAGGTGCTGTCTTTTAGAATTTATTTTTTCGCATTTTCAAAGAAACACTGTAAGATTATAGTAACTCGTTGGGTGTAATTGTTTTTGATAAATAGATTGCGGTTTTACATCGTCTAAAAATGTTTTAGCTTAAATAAAGCAGAGTAGACGATGCGAAAAAAATAGAATATTATTGAAACCCCTCACAATATTATATTCCCAATCTATGTTTTCATATGTTAGATAATAGTACTTTTTAATTACACCCAAGCGAGTTGTGGTTATAAATCTTACTTCAAAGGATAAAAGAAAAACCGTAAATATGAGAATCAATTAATATTTGTAAAGTTTGAATTAATAGTCAACAATCGCCGTTGTTTTAATGTCAGAAATAACTTATTTAAGATAAGGGGTTTTAAGTGAAAAAAGAATTGAGTTTGTTATTGTGGAGGATTGATTTTTACCCACAATTTAAAAATAGGAAGCAAAAAAAAATCCGAATCTTAAAGGTAAGATTCGGATTTCTATAAATAGTGTCGCTCTAAGACGAAAGGAGCAAATTATCCTAAAAATGGATATTTGTAATCTTCCGGAGTTACAAAAGTTTCTTTGATTGTTCTAGGAGAAGCCCAACGCAATAAGTTTAATGCAGAACCTGCTTTATCGTTTGTTCCTGATGCTCTTGCTCCACCAAACGGTTGCATACCTACAACGGCTCCTGTTGGTTTATCATTAATGTAGAAGTTACCCGCAGCATTTTGCAATTTCGTAGTTGCTACTTCAATAGCATAACGATCCTGGCTAAATACAGCTCCTGTCAAAGCATACTCAGAAGTAGTATCAACCAATTCTAAAGTCTCTTCCCATTTAGCATCTTCGTAAACGTAAATTGTCATTACCGGTCCGAATAATTCGGTTTCCATTGTAGTGTATTTTGGGTTGGTCGTTACAATAACTGTTGGCTCAATAAAGTATCCTACAGATTTATCGTAATTTCCTCCAACGATGATTTCAGCGTCAGCATCTTTTTTAGCCTGGTCGATATAACTCGCCAATTTATCAAAAGAACCTTCGTGGATAACTGCAGTAATAAAGTTTCCGAAATCTTCCGGAGAGCCCATTTTCATTGATTTTACATCAGCGATTAACTGCTCTTTTACAGTTGGCCATAAACTTTGAGGGATATAAGCTCTTGAAGCTGCAGAACATTTTTGTCCTTGAAATTCGAAAGCACCACGAGAAATTCCTGTGCTAACTTGTTTTGCATTAGCGCTTGGGTGTGCAATGATAAAATCTTTACCACCTGTTTCACCAACAATTCTTGGATATGTTTTGTAGTGGTGAATGTTTGCTCCAATTTTAGCCCAGATGTCTTTGAATACATGAGTAGAACCTGTAAAGTGAACTCCTGCAAAATCACGACTTGCTAAAACAGTATCAGTAATCATTAAAGCATCTCCAAAAACTACGTTGATAACGCCATCAGGAACTCCTGCTTCTTTGAATACTTCAATAATGATTTTTGTAGAGAATACTTGACTGTCACTTGGTTTCCAGATAACAACGTTACCCATCATTGCGGCACTTGCAGGAAGGTTTGCAGCGATAGCAGTAAAGTTAAAAGGAGTAATTGCGTAAACAAAACCTTCAAGAGGTCTGTACTCTAAACGGTTCCAGGTTGTAGAATCTGATTTTGGTTGATCGTTGTAAATTTGTGTCATAAATTCTACGTTGTAACGTAAAAAGTCGATCAATTCACAAGAAGCATCAATTTCTGCCTGGTGTATATTTTTAGACTGACCAATCATAGTAGCTGCATTAATGCGCGCTCTGTATGGTCCTGCAATAAGTTCAGCTGCTTTTAAGAAAATAGCCGCACGTTGTTCCCATGCCATGTTAGCCCATGCTGTTCTTGATTCAAGTGCATTAGCAATTGCTTTTTCGATATGTTGCTTTTCAGCTAAGTGATACGTTCCTACGATATGTTTGTGATCGTGAGGAGCTGATATTGTTTTAGTGTTTCCAGTTTTTATTTCTTCACTTCCAATGTATAACGGAACATCAATTTTTGAGTTCCACATGGTAGTGTAAGCTGCCTGAACAGCTGCTTTTTCTGGTGAGTTTGGTGCGTATCCTTTTACCGGCTCGTTTACCGCTTTTGGTACATGAAAGAATCCTTTTAGCATGTTATTTAAAATTAGATAATTAGACAATTTAATGGTTAGAGGATTTGATTTGTTACGAATAATCTAACGCTGCACAAAAGTACAAAGGATAAATTAATAATTTGATAATTTTATGAATAAGATAACTATAAGAAATATAGTTTTAACTCAGAATTAGTTTAAAGCAAAAGGAG is a window from the Flavobacterium cupriresistens genome containing:
- the pruA gene encoding L-glutamate gamma-semialdehyde dehydrogenase; the encoded protein is MLKGFFHVPKAVNEPVKGYAPNSPEKAAVQAAYTTMWNSKIDVPLYIGSEEIKTGNTKTISAPHDHKHIVGTYHLAEKQHIEKAIANALESRTAWANMAWEQRAAIFLKAAELIAGPYRARINAATMIGQSKNIHQAEIDASCELIDFLRYNVEFMTQIYNDQPKSDSTTWNRLEYRPLEGFVYAITPFNFTAIAANLPASAAMMGNVVIWKPSDSQVFSTKIIIEVFKEAGVPDGVINVVFGDALMITDTVLASRDFAGVHFTGSTHVFKDIWAKIGANIHHYKTYPRIVGETGGKDFIIAHPSANAKQVSTGISRGAFEFQGQKCSAASRAYIPQSLWPTVKEQLIADVKSMKMGSPEDFGNFITAVIHEGSFDKLASYIDQAKKDADAEIIVGGNYDKSVGYFIEPTVIVTTNPKYTTMETELFGPVMTIYVYEDAKWEETLELVDTTSEYALTGAVFSQDRYAIEVATTKLQNAAGNFYINDKPTGAVVGMQPFGGARASGTNDKAGSALNLLRWASPRTIKETFVTPEDYKYPFLG
- a CDS encoding M4 family metallopeptidase; the protein is MKKKQPKIICFIVFLLFSSISAQVTDKRVSKKVLSESGQPNLIVFSNKSSYKSSDSEKVFEDQLSLNNNQSFQKIKIDSDKEGFIHEKFQLYNQGIKVEFVNYNLHSKKGKLISMNGDYYNLENVIIKPTLSAKEAFNKAINHIGAKQYLWETPNDANAIGYKKPAGELVLLPLKGEQNKSKDKIRLAYKFDIYATNPLSRGDLYIDALTGEALFYNATIKHLGENNPKKPIHINPENHKEPFRYKMDYLSANAATRYSGTQTIQTALQEGFYILMDQTRGDGIQTYDCKGTATYPETNFTDADNNWTQAEYNNAQKDNGALDAHWGAEMTYDYFLKIHERNSFDNLGAKIKNYIHYSLIEGGYPTNENAFWNGSVMTYGDGKDAGGFDILTSLDIVAHEIGHAVCQNTAGLVYQYEPGAINEGFSDIWAACVEYYAAPSKSIWEIGNEVKPGGQNGIRSMSNPKLEEQPDTYGGTYWKDTEGYYPSSSNDYCGVHTNSGVLNHWFYILSVGKKGTNDIGDQYNVTGITIDKAAKIAYRLESIYLSPISTYADARTYAIQSAIDLYGDASPEVIATTNAFYAVGVGAMYGAAPPPQVPINLIPSGTTATTVSLSWTAPAFSETPIVRYNIYKGTIFIGSCTTTTYTVTGLDDNSNYSFHVVAKGNDGSTSAASNIVDVATKSEYCKSEGITENSNDVIGKVEFGTINNVSTETVGYENFLHISSDVNAGKKYTITITPSDVSRLPAEFGYGYAVFIDYNQDGSLDGYEETVWTKEPTRDAVVTGQITIPSKVAKNGITRMRIVMEYAEVPGACRFFDGGQVEDYTLNIINPNLIYCDSAGNNIDESIGQVKFGTINNTLEKKGDANGYEDFTDLSTDVAIGSNYPISITPIWKDANISNEGYSVFIDYNHNGFFSDVGETVWTNDPSITTPVLGNITIPATAMLGPTRMRVSMRYKAIPGPCDYFYFGQVQDYSVNVTATLSTPNLNKTDEISDFELYPNPVDNELNISLPEKDPFIFKIINALGQQVATGNLSKGCSINVSQLSSGIYTLKLSNGKQRIAKKFIKK